One stretch of Methylopila sp. 73B DNA includes these proteins:
- a CDS encoding D-alanine--D-alanine ligase has product MSKHVAVLMGGWSSERQVSLWSGAACAKALEGEGYRVTPIDAGRDLAEVLAKVKPDVCFNALHGRFGEDGTVQGLLEIMGIPYTHSGVLASSLAMHKERAKTVMAAAGVSVPRGKVVTRSEAAASHVLTPPYVLKPVDGGSSVGVLIVNEDHAHPPQELTRGDWAHGELLLAENFVAGKELTCAVLNGEALEVIEIVPGDAWYDFDAKYAKGGSQHVLPAKISPFVYQEVRKLALAAHHALGCRGVSRADFRFDDREGGTGELVCLEVNTQPGMTETSLVPELAAYAGIGFGELVRWLVEDASLER; this is encoded by the coding sequence ATGTCCAAACACGTCGCCGTCCTGATGGGGGGCTGGTCCTCGGAGCGGCAGGTCTCGCTCTGGTCGGGCGCGGCCTGCGCCAAGGCGCTGGAAGGCGAGGGCTACCGCGTCACGCCGATCGACGCCGGCCGCGATCTCGCCGAGGTGCTGGCGAAGGTGAAGCCGGACGTCTGCTTCAACGCGCTGCACGGCCGCTTCGGCGAGGACGGCACGGTGCAGGGCCTGCTGGAGATCATGGGGATCCCCTACACGCACTCCGGCGTGCTGGCCTCCTCGCTCGCCATGCACAAGGAGCGGGCGAAGACCGTGATGGCGGCTGCGGGGGTTTCCGTCCCGCGTGGCAAAGTCGTCACACGCTCAGAGGCCGCCGCGTCGCACGTCTTAACGCCTCCTTACGTCCTCAAGCCTGTCGACGGCGGATCATCGGTCGGCGTCCTAATCGTTAACGAAGACCACGCCCATCCGCCGCAGGAGCTCACCCGCGGGGACTGGGCGCATGGCGAGCTGCTGCTCGCTGAAAATTTCGTTGCGGGGAAAGAACTTACCTGCGCGGTGCTGAACGGCGAGGCGCTGGAGGTGATCGAAATCGTGCCCGGCGACGCCTGGTACGACTTCGACGCCAAGTACGCCAAGGGCGGCTCGCAGCACGTCCTCCCGGCAAAAATTTCACCCTTTGTTTACCAAGAGGTCCGAAAACTGGCTCTCGCGGCGCACCACGCTCTCGGGTGCCGCGGAGTAAGCCGGGCCGATTTCCGTTTCGACGACCGCGAAGGCGGCACGGGAGAGCTCGTCTGCCTCGAAGTGAACACGCAGCCCGGCATGACGGAGACGTCGCTCGTGCCGGAACTCGCCGCTTATGCCGGCATAGGGTTTGGTGAGCTTGTTCGATGGCTAGTGGAGGACGCCTCCTTGGAACGCTAG
- a CDS encoding cell division protein FtsQ/DivIB yields the protein MRSASENARQPRPDLDDVDEVIGASRLTSLRFRLERVARRRRLGVALTVLFFGATGVTGMIDGGHWPTVRAEIENLHVTVANAVGFRVIAVATEGQSALTDDEVLLALGIGENTALPFLDVGAARDRLMANPLVQDATVRKLYPDRVTVHLVERKPFALWQHDGKVQILAEDGTPIDEFRDSRFAHLPLVVGPSANLRARPLLDALDGAPKIKTETYAAVLVAERRWNLRLRSGVEVKLPETGFREALARLESLQATRNLFSKDIAIVDLRSPIRTVVRVTPEAADKLAEAEKAAEKARKKAGAT from the coding sequence ATGCGGTCGGCCAGCGAGAACGCGCGCCAGCCGCGGCCGGACCTCGACGACGTCGACGAGGTGATCGGCGCGAGCCGCCTGACCTCGCTGCGCTTCCGCCTCGAGCGGGTCGCCCGCCGGCGCCGCCTCGGCGTCGCCCTCACCGTGCTGTTCTTCGGCGCGACCGGCGTGACCGGCATGATCGACGGCGGCCATTGGCCCACCGTCCGCGCCGAGATCGAAAACCTCCACGTCACCGTCGCCAACGCCGTCGGATTCCGCGTGATCGCGGTTGCGACCGAAGGCCAGAGCGCGCTCACCGACGACGAAGTCCTGCTGGCGCTCGGCATCGGCGAAAACACCGCGCTTCCGTTCCTGGACGTCGGCGCGGCCCGCGACCGGCTGATGGCGAACCCGCTGGTGCAGGACGCGACCGTCCGCAAGCTCTATCCCGACCGGGTCACCGTGCATCTCGTGGAGCGCAAGCCGTTCGCGCTGTGGCAGCACGACGGCAAGGTGCAGATCCTCGCCGAGGACGGCACGCCGATCGACGAGTTCCGGGATTCGCGCTTCGCCCATCTCCCGCTCGTCGTCGGACCCTCCGCGAACCTCCGCGCCCGGCCGCTGCTCGACGCGCTGGACGGCGCGCCGAAGATCAAGACCGAGACCTACGCGGCCGTGCTCGTGGCCGAGCGCCGCTGGAATCTCCGGCTGCGGTCGGGCGTCGAGGTGAAGCTGCCGGAGACGGGCTTCCGCGAGGCGCTGGCCCGGCTCGAGTCGCTTCAGGCCACCCGAAATCTCTTCTCCAAGGACATTGCGATCGTCGACCTTCGATCGCCGATCCGCACCGTGGTGCGGGTGACGCCCGAGGCGGCGGACAAGCTGGCCGAGGCTGAAAAGGCCGCCGAGAAGGCGCGTAAGAAGGCCGGAGCGACATGA
- the ftsA gene encoding cell division protein FtsA, which produces MSQAFPYGVVPKMKPLPQRRAVVVSVLDVGTSKIACLVARLKPVEAGDALPDRSHLVELIGVGHQRSRGVKGGQIVDMEAAEQAIRLAVDAAERMAGVQIESVIVSVSAGRLASETFHAEVPIAGHPVEDRDIRRVLQAGCAHSVRPNRAVVHSIPTGFGLDATRGVRDPRGMVGQHLGVDMHIVTAEGAPLRNLMLCVERCHLNVETIVAAPYASGLAALVDDEAEMGVTLVDMGGGTTSVAVFKGGQFVHSDAVALGGHHVTLDLARGLSTSLDEAERLKTLHASVFPALADEREQIAVTPVGENEIDGASYLPKSMIVKIVKPRVEEILELVRDRLKASGYAAEARRVVLTGGACQLTGLPDLARRILDRPVRIGRPLGARGLPEAAKGPAFAGPVGLLVFPQVAGLEHVDPRRMRRGGSAPKDTYIHRVGRWLKESF; this is translated from the coding sequence ATGAGTCAGGCGTTCCCCTACGGCGTTGTTCCGAAGATGAAGCCGCTGCCGCAGCGTCGCGCTGTGGTGGTTTCCGTTCTCGACGTCGGCACCTCCAAGATCGCGTGCCTGGTGGCGCGGCTGAAGCCGGTCGAGGCCGGCGACGCGCTGCCCGACCGCTCGCATCTCGTCGAGCTGATCGGCGTGGGCCACCAGCGCTCGCGCGGCGTCAAGGGCGGCCAGATCGTCGACATGGAGGCCGCCGAGCAGGCGATCCGGCTCGCGGTCGACGCGGCGGAGCGGATGGCGGGCGTCCAGATCGAGAGCGTCATCGTGTCGGTCTCCGCCGGCCGGCTCGCCTCCGAGACCTTCCACGCCGAAGTGCCGATCGCCGGCCACCCGGTGGAGGACCGCGACATCCGCCGCGTGCTGCAGGCGGGCTGCGCCCATTCCGTGCGGCCGAACCGCGCCGTGGTGCATTCGATCCCGACGGGCTTCGGCCTGGACGCGACCCGCGGCGTGCGCGATCCGCGCGGCATGGTGGGCCAGCATCTCGGCGTCGACATGCACATCGTCACCGCGGAAGGCGCGCCGTTGCGCAACCTGATGCTGTGCGTCGAGCGCTGCCACCTGAACGTCGAGACCATCGTCGCCGCGCCTTACGCCTCCGGGCTTGCCGCGCTCGTCGACGACGAGGCCGAGATGGGCGTGACGCTGGTCGACATGGGCGGCGGCACCACCTCGGTCGCCGTGTTCAAGGGCGGGCAGTTCGTGCATTCGGACGCGGTCGCGCTCGGCGGGCACCACGTTACCCTCGACCTCGCCCGCGGGCTCTCGACGAGCCTCGACGAGGCGGAGCGGCTGAAGACGCTGCACGCCAGCGTGTTTCCGGCGCTCGCCGACGAGCGTGAGCAGATCGCGGTCACCCCGGTCGGCGAGAACGAGATCGACGGCGCCAGCTACCTGCCGAAGTCGATGATCGTGAAGATCGTCAAGCCGCGCGTGGAGGAGATCCTCGAGCTGGTGCGCGACCGCCTCAAGGCGTCGGGTTATGCGGCGGAAGCGCGCCGCGTCGTGCTCACCGGCGGCGCGTGCCAGCTGACGGGCCTGCCCGATCTGGCGCGGCGCATTCTCGACCGGCCCGTCCGCATCGGCCGCCCGCTGGGCGCCCGCGGGCTGCCCGAGGCGGCCAAGGGGCCGGCCTTCGCCGGCCCGGTCGGACTTCTGGTTTTCCCGCAGGTTGCGGGTCTGGAACACGTCGATCCGCGGCGGATGCGCCGCGGCGGGTCGGCGCCAAAAGACACTTACATCCACCGCGTTGGGCGGTGGCTGAAGGAGAGCTTCTGA